A stretch of Bacillota bacterium DNA encodes these proteins:
- the lonC gene encoding ATP-dependent protease, Lon family, with protein MVISAFIRKLAATASPGLVRKLSSDEQVKRQAAALFGLLSSIYGADKLILRASKLDALSLMRSHALEERVLALQRLINEDPTIETVPRPEDIPAVLEELEDQIADLVARKAVEDRIEKQIAEKMQKRHEEYVREIKMQLIKEQTGPDNAQTLKKYAQLEKLEQRRLTRSVLEILRPSSLKEVIGQERAIKALLTKIATPFPQHVILYGPPGVGKTTAARLVLEEAKKSKFTPFDKKAKFVEVDGTTLRWDPREVTNPLLGSVHDPIYQGARKDFAESGVPEPKLGLVTEAHGGVLFIDEIGELEPLLLNKLLKVLEDKRVIFDSSYYDPDDPHVPKYIKKLFEEGAPADFVLIGATTRDPEEISPALRSRAAEVFFEPLTSATIQQIVRNAARKLKVNLEEGLLELISDYATDGRKAVNILADAYGVALHRARKGKGADNSDSPLLITCQDVREVIQTSRLIPSVLTKASDTSEVGRVLGLGVREYLGSIIEIEAIAFDAKDNGKGSIRFNETAGSMARDSVFNAASVFRRLTGQDLSDWDVHVNVVGGGLIDGPSAGAAVLTAIYSAVKRIPVRQNVAITGELSIQGKIKPVGGIFEKIYAARQAGMRTVIIPAENAKDVPPELTGIKVILARDINDILDEMLVPLEVENETIKRLLEGEPRRRLKGEAGIRRAGKEDIIQERNSASGA; from the coding sequence ATGGTAATCAGCGCTTTTATCAGAAAATTGGCGGCTACAGCGAGCCCTGGACTTGTCAGAAAATTATCATCAGATGAACAGGTGAAAAGGCAGGCGGCTGCTCTATTCGGATTATTATCTAGTATCTATGGGGCAGATAAGCTTATACTCAGGGCGAGCAAGCTGGACGCTTTAAGCCTCATGCGTTCCCATGCTTTAGAGGAACGGGTGCTGGCTTTGCAGAGGCTCATCAATGAGGATCCCACCATTGAGACGGTGCCGCGTCCTGAGGATATCCCGGCTGTGCTGGAAGAATTGGAGGATCAGATTGCGGACCTTGTTGCCCGTAAGGCGGTAGAAGACAGGATCGAGAAACAGATAGCTGAGAAAATGCAGAAACGGCATGAGGAATATGTGCGTGAAATAAAGATGCAGCTCATCAAAGAGCAGACCGGACCTGATAACGCGCAGACTTTGAAAAAATATGCCCAGCTTGAGAAGTTGGAGCAGAGGCGGCTTACGCGCTCGGTGCTCGAGATCTTAAGGCCGTCGTCTCTTAAAGAAGTCATAGGACAGGAGCGGGCCATAAAAGCGCTATTGACCAAGATTGCGACTCCTTTCCCACAGCACGTGATACTCTATGGGCCTCCGGGAGTAGGGAAGACTACCGCGGCCAGGCTTGTGCTGGAGGAAGCGAAGAAGAGCAAGTTTACTCCATTTGATAAAAAGGCAAAGTTCGTCGAGGTAGATGGGACGACCTTGCGATGGGATCCTAGAGAGGTCACAAATCCTCTCCTCGGATCGGTACATGATCCCATCTATCAGGGGGCCAGGAAGGATTTTGCAGAAAGTGGTGTGCCTGAGCCCAAGCTCGGCCTCGTCACCGAGGCCCACGGAGGAGTCCTATTCATCGATGAGATAGGTGAGCTCGAACCGCTTTTGCTCAATAAATTACTCAAGGTTCTTGAAGATAAGAGGGTTATATTTGATTCATCCTATTATGATCCCGATGATCCGCATGTGCCCAAATACATCAAGAAGCTATTTGAAGAAGGTGCCCCTGCCGATTTTGTATTGATCGGCGCGACGACCCGCGATCCCGAGGAGATAAGCCCTGCTCTACGTTCCCGCGCGGCCGAGGTATTCTTCGAGCCTCTCACGTCCGCGACGATACAGCAGATTGTTAGGAATGCGGCTAGAAAGTTGAAAGTGAACCTGGAAGAGGGGCTTTTGGAGCTTATAAGTGACTATGCCACGGATGGGAGGAAGGCCGTCAATATCTTGGCTGACGCTTACGGGGTAGCTCTTCACAGGGCTCGGAAGGGAAAAGGCGCGGACAATTCTGATAGCCCCCTACTCATTACATGTCAGGATGTCCGTGAGGTGATACAGACATCCCGTCTCATTCCAAGCGTCCTTACGAAGGCCAGCGACACAAGTGAGGTCGGCAGGGTGTTAGGCCTTGGAGTGCGTGAATATCTTGGATCTATCATAGAAATAGAGGCTATCGCTTTCGATGCAAAGGATAACGGGAAAGGAAGCATCAGATTCAATGAAACCGCAGGAAGCATGGCCAGGGATTCTGTATTCAACGCCGCCTCCGTTTTCAGGCGTCTCACCGGCCAAGATCTCTCTGACTGGGATGTGCACGTGAATGTAGTGGGCGGCGGTCTGATTGATGGCCCATCGGCAGGCGCCGCCGTGCTTACTGCTATCTATAGCGCGGTCAAGCGAATTCCGGTCAGACAGAATGTAGCCATTACAGGGGAACTCTCGATACAGGGCAAGATAAAGCCAGTCGGAGGGATTTTCGAAAAGATCTATGCGGCACGCCAGGCTGGCATGAGGACCGTGATAATTCCTGCCGAAAATGCAAAGGATGTGCCGCCGGAGCTAACGGGAATCAAGGTGATCCTTGCCCGGGACATCAATGATATCCTAGATGAGATGCTTGTTCCTCTGGAGGTGGAAAATGAAACTATAAAGCGGTTACTTGAAGGTGAGCCCAGGCGCCGGTTGAAGGGTGAAGCCGGTATAAGACGGGCTGGAAAAGAGGATATTATTCAGGAAAGAAATAGCGCAAGTGGTGCTTAA
- the dnaB gene encoding replicative DNA helicase, with protein sequence MALASTSAVFDRMPPQNIEAEQSTLGSMLLDKDAIATAFEILLPEDFYKEAHRLIYEAILSLYDKGQPVDVVTVTEQLRRQNALEKVGGASYITTLVNFVPTAANVGYYARIVKDKSILRSLVTAGTEIAAIGYEAQEDVESALDMAEQLIFRIAQKRGSEGVVDIKSVLIESFERIEYLYAHKGGVTGVPSGFMDLDQLTSGFQPSDVIIVAARPSMGKTTFALNIAEHVAVREKIPVLVFSLEMSREQVAQKMLCSAAGVDNQRLRTGFLKDSDWSKLSNALGVLSEAPIFIDDTPGISVMELRAKARRTKAQYGLGLVIVDYLQLLHARNRSESRQQEVSEISRALKSLAKELNVPVIALSQLSRAAEQNPKAVPRLANLRESGSLEQDSDVVIFLYREDYYEQETENKDITEVIIAKQRNGPTGSIKLLFQKEFSRFANIELKRSAG encoded by the coding sequence ATGGCCTTGGCGTCCACGAGCGCTGTATTTGATCGGATGCCTCCGCAGAACATAGAGGCAGAGCAGTCAACATTGGGTTCTATGCTGCTTGATAAGGACGCGATCGCCACAGCATTTGAAATACTATTGCCTGAGGACTTCTACAAGGAGGCCCACAGGTTGATATATGAGGCGATCCTGTCTCTCTATGACAAAGGTCAGCCTGTAGACGTGGTCACTGTCACCGAGCAGCTTCGCAGACAAAATGCCCTCGAGAAGGTCGGGGGCGCCTCGTACATAACAACTCTTGTAAATTTCGTTCCTACAGCGGCTAACGTCGGATATTACGCACGGATTGTAAAAGATAAATCGATTTTGCGCTCCCTGGTGACTGCAGGAACTGAAATCGCTGCCATTGGTTATGAGGCCCAGGAAGATGTTGAATCGGCGCTAGACATGGCTGAGCAGCTGATCTTCAGAATAGCTCAGAAGAGGGGCAGCGAAGGCGTCGTCGACATCAAGTCCGTGCTCATAGAGAGTTTCGAGCGGATTGAATATCTCTATGCACATAAGGGCGGGGTCACCGGAGTGCCATCGGGCTTTATGGACCTGGATCAGCTGACCTCGGGTTTTCAGCCATCTGATGTGATAATAGTCGCTGCACGCCCAAGCATGGGCAAGACTACATTTGCTTTGAACATTGCAGAGCATGTGGCTGTTCGCGAGAAAATACCCGTCCTTGTCTTCAGCCTCGAGATGTCACGTGAACAGGTAGCCCAGAAGATGCTCTGTTCTGCCGCCGGGGTTGACAATCAGAGGCTCCGGACTGGATTCTTGAAAGATTCTGATTGGTCCAAGCTCTCGAATGCGCTTGGTGTCCTGAGTGAAGCGCCAATATTCATAGATGATACTCCTGGCATATCTGTCATGGAACTCCGTGCAAAAGCCAGGAGGACCAAGGCCCAATATGGTCTCGGCCTTGTGATCGTTGACTACCTCCAGTTGCTGCACGCCAGAAATCGGTCTGAAAGCCGGCAGCAGGAGGTTTCCGAAATATCTCGCGCCTTAAAGTCTCTGGCAAAGGAACTCAATGTTCCGGTCATTGCCCTATCCCAACTCAGTCGGGCTGCTGAGCAAAATCCCAAGGCCGTCCCGCGGCTTGCTAACCTGCGTGAGTCAGGCAGCCTTGAGCAGGATAGCGACGTTGTGATCTTCCTTTATCGGGAGGACTACTATGAGCAAGAAACAGAGAACAAGGACATAACCGAAGTCATCATCGCAAAGCAGAGAAACGGTCCAACAGGTTCGATCAAGCTATTATTCCAGAAAGAATTCTCCCGCTTTGCCAATATAGAATTGAAGAGGAGCGCGGGATAA